The Arachis hypogaea cultivar Tifrunner chromosome 19, arahy.Tifrunner.gnm2.J5K5, whole genome shotgun sequence genome has a window encoding:
- the LOC112778318 gene encoding uncharacterized protein translates to MPERRHGKRYDRNVSRNPAHQHDTDDDRRHRKAKRTRSDHVIMGATPFTERILKAKIPKGFDKPTDMKYDGTKDPQEHLTAFKAKMNLEGAADAVRGRAFPIADRGIIPKARQLRERTGGNKTLYCDYHRGYGHRTQDCFDLKDALKQVIRDGKPSEFAKIIKEPKRVEKDRSPEREGCNLRTQKQPPRESPEDDPAIVVNVITGKDVSGKSRSTLKKDLKVLAVRDQAPATTADKTITFLPEDCQHSTSAEDSPFVISARIGTGLVQRILVDTGADSNILFRGAYDKLGLRNENLQTHHNGVTGLGDNFLKPDGSIILPLTIGTGSQRKTILSEFVVLKNSTTYNVIFVRKTINDLSAVIFTKYLLMKFMAEDGSVETIHGDRKTAVEYDNISLALRKRSRDAAGIFLFRSRGTPKSTHNHGRKRQRSKVGPCRQGQEYSTPT, encoded by the exons ATGCCTGAACGACGACACGGCAAAAGGTATGATCGCAACGTCTCACGCAACCCGGCTCATCAACATGACACAGACGACGACCGACGACATCGAAAGGCCAAACGCACAAGAAGTGACCACGTGATAATGGGAGCCACTCCCTTCACTGAAAGAATCCTGAAAGCAAAAATCCCTAAAGGCTTCGACAAACCTACGGATATGAAGTACGACGGAACCAAGGACCCCCAGGAGCACCTAACGGCCTTCAAGGCCAAGATGAACCTGGAAGGGGCCGCTGACGCGGTCCGAGGTAGggccttcccg ATAGCGGATCGGGGTATTATCCCGAAAGCCCGACAACTCAGAGAAAGAACGGGCGGCAACAAGACCCTTTACTGCGACTACCACCGAGGTTACGGGCACAGGACACAAGACTGTTTTGACCTTAAAGACGCCCTCAAACAAGTTATAAGAGACGGCAAACCCTCAGAGTTCGCCAAAATCATCAAAGAACCAAAACGCGTGGAAAAAGACAGGTCGCCTGAGAGGGAAGGATGCAACCTGAGAACACAAAAACAACCTCCCAGGGAAAGTCCAGAAGACGACCCGGCCATAGTAGTAAATGTCATCACGGGCAAGGATGTGTCAGGCAAGTCAAGATCAACACTAAAAAAGGACCTCAAAGTCTTGGCCGTCAGAGATCAAGCCCCAGCTACCACAGCCGACAAAACGATAACTTTCTTGCCCGAGGATTGCCAGCACAGCACCTCGGCCGAAGACTCACCTTTCGTTATCTCGGCGAGAATCGGAACAGGACTAGTTCAAAGAATACTGGTGGACACCGGCGCAGACTCCAACATCCTCTTCCGAGGTGCCTACGACAAGCTCGGGCTCCGCAACGAAAATCTCCAAACACACCACAACGGTGTCAcgggactcggagacaacttccTCAAGCCAGACGGTTCCATCATTCTTCCCCTTACCATAGGGACGGGAAGCCAGAGGAAGACAATCCTATCCGAGTTCGTGGTCCTCAAGAACTCCACCACTTATAACGTCATTTTCGTTAGGAAAACAATCAACGACCTCTCTGCcgtcatctttaccaaataccttcTAATGAAGTTCATGGCAGAAGATGGCTCCGTCGAAACCATCCACGGAGACCGGAAAACCGCGGTAGAATACGACAACATCAGCCTAGCCCTACGCAAGAGATCCCGAGACGCGGCAGGAATCTTCCTTTTCCGATCTCGAGGCACACCAAAATCCACGCATAACCATGGGAGGAAACGACAAAGAAGCAAAGTAGGGCCTTGCAGACAAGGCCAGGAGTATAGCACACCTACGTGA